Part of the Bacteriovorax sp. BAL6_X genome, TGACAAGAGCTATTCTTTGGATCACTTTGAAAGAAAGTTATTAAAACTAAATGATCGTCTTAATACTGAAGCTGGAAAAGAAGAGGGGAGGCGAAGACTTGATTTTTTTCATAGTTTTTTAACTCAACTTAAAACTGAAATATAATTAGATTATATCTTTAAGTATCTTATCAATTTCTTTTTCAGAAAATTCTGCACAATTATCAATGATAAGAAACGAAACGCCGTGGATACAGGCCAATACTTTCTTTAATCTTGTCTTTGAATCAATTAATTCTGACAGATATGCATAAAGTTGATCTGTTATTTTTTCAACTTCTTGAAACTCATCCATTGTACAAATTTTCTTAAAGTAAATGGCCCTAAAGTGTCCCTCGTTTTCTTTGGCAAATTTTATATAAGCTTTACAAAATTTTAAAAGACTAGGGGACTTTGAGTTTGAAATAATATCGAATTCTTCTTTAATTAGACTCACTCCTTGTAGAGCAAGTTTAACTGCAATCTCATTTCTTGATTTAAAGTGTTTGTAAATTGCAGCGGGTGAAACTTTACAGGCATTACTAATATCTCTTATTGAAAAATCGACACTTCCGTTCTCTGCAATGATTTGACTTGCATTTAATAGGATCGATTCTTTTAGAGCGCCATGATGATAAGTATCCGATTTTTTTCTCATTTCATCATTTTGCCTTCTTTAGTCTTGAAAGTAAACAAGTGTTAACTTATATTATGTAAACAAGTGTTAACTTTGAGGAGCGTATGAAAAATATTTTAGTCATCCAAGGTCATTCTGATCCAACATCTCTTACACACTCTCTTGCCAAATCTTATCTTGAGGCACAGGAGGCGAAGGGAAACCATGTGAGCTTCGTTGATTTATCTGAAATAGAGTTCAATCCTATTTTAGAAAAAGGCTATAAAGAAATCATTCCTCTCGAAGAAGTTCTTCTTTCAGCACAAGCTTCTTTAAAAGAGGCCAATCATATTGCAATCTTCTATCCAACTTGGTGGGGAAGTCTTCCTGCTAAACTAAAAGGTTTCTTTGATCGCGTATTCTTGCCTGGATTTGCCTTTAAGTTTGAGCAAGGCCAAAGTTTTCAAACCAAACTTCTAAAAGGAAAAACAGCAACCATTGTCACGACAATGGATACGCCACCGTTTTTCTATAAGTATGTACAAGGTAACTTGGGACCAAAACTACTTAAAAGCTTAATTCTTGGCTTTTCAGGAATTAAAACGAAGCAAACGATTTTGGTTGGACCCGTACGCAATTTCAATGATCACAAGACAAGGTCTTGGATAGAGAAAATGAAGTATATTGATTAAATCCTAAAAGTAAAAGGGGCGCGGGTACCATTCGAGATTACGGGAACTTGTAATTGATTTACTCACTTTATTTAGTGAAAATAGAGCTAGATATGTCATAAATAAGGCTATCGTGAGTATAGAACACCTAGATTATCTTAGTTCTGATAGATACTTGAGATGAACTGAGTTTGAATCACACGTAAGTATTTATAATCTCGATTGGTACCCGCGCCCCTAAGAGATAATATTAGACATGATCAAAGTAAGTGTTGTTACGGCAGTAAAACACCAAAGAAGCACTCCTTGAAGCATTGGCTTAATCCCTGCTTCTTTAATATGTTCTAAAGTTATACTAGAGCCAATATAGAAAAGAGTTAATACCATAAGTTTTTTAGCTCCAGCGTAAACCATCATTCCAGTAGACTTTAACTCAGGAATAAAAGTAACGAGGGCCGCGGCCGTGATGAAGCCTAGGATAAACCAAGGCTTCTTTGTTTTTGTTGTTGTAACAGCGTTTTGTTTCTTAAGTTGCACGGCAGTTGTAAAGCTAAAGATAAGAGCTAGTGGAATAATCCAAAGAGCACGAACTAGCTTAACAATTGTTCCAACCTCAAGCGCTTTTGGGCCGTAACTTAAGGCAGCTCCAACAACGGAACTTGTATCATGAATGGCCAAGGCCGACCAAAGTCCAAATGAAGTTTGGTCGATATTTAATAAGTGGCCAATCCATGGGAAGACGAATAGGGCAATTGCATTTAGTGTAAAAACAACGGCCAAAGATACTGTCACTTCATGATTCTTTGCTTTGATGACTGGAGCGACGGCAGCGATTGCACTTCCACCACAAATGGCAGTTCCAGAACTAATTAAAAGAGTAGTGTTAAGAGGAGTTTTAAAAAGCTTTCCTAAAACACTACCGACAGCAAAGACCGCTAAGATACTAAGCGCAGTAAAACCAATTGATTGCATCCCAACCTTTGTTACTACATTTAAGTCCATTCCTGCACCTAGGCCAACAACTGCAAGGGCAAGTAACTTCTTTACTGCTTTGGTTGTCCAATCCTGAAATGGATTTCCTATAAATAATGAAAATAAGATGCCTGCAAAAAGAGCAATGGCCGAAGAGGCCCATGGACTTAAGCAAAGGATTGAGAGAATAATGAATAGAAATTTCTTTACGCTTTGATTTTTCATAACTTTAGTATCGCACTCTTTTTATGAATATGCTAAGTTGGCCACATGGAAAACAAAATAGAGTTAGTAGAATATAATGATTTTTGGTTAAAGGTTTTTGCAAAGGAGAGTCAGACTCTGGCAAAGCTTTTGAGAAATAATTTAATGGGTTGTGAGCATATAGGCTCAACTGCCATGCCAAAAGTTGTGGCCCGTCCAACTCTTGATATTCTATGTGTTGTCCATACTCTCGATGGCATTGAAATGTTTAGAAATGAATTCAAGGCCCAAGGTTTTTCATTAATTTCAAATGATTCAAAACATTTCTTATTTGAACGTAAGTCTCCTGAGGGGGATAGAGCTCTTACAAGTGTTCGTATTCTTAAGAAAGGTGATATCGAGATCAGCGATATTCTAGACTTTAGAGATTACCTAAACGCTGAGCCTATGATTGCGACAGAGTATAAGAATGCCAAATTGAATCTCATACAAAATCACTCAAATGATATTGGTCTTTATGAAGAAATGAAGAGCAGATTTATTGAGGCGGTACTTTCTAAAATTAGCTAGTTCTTATTTAGCTTTCGTTAAGAGTTCGTTAAGAAATTTTGGTATATTCCGATAAGTTTGCTATGCTTATTGGTAAGATGTCGAAATTATTTATTAGCTTAATTCTATTAAGTGGCCTTACTGGCTGCCAACAAGTTTATGTCTCTCAAAATGTAGAAGCCTCTACACAAATGATTGTCAAAAGCCCCCTTATTCATACAACCATTGTAAAAAAAGGGAAGGTTAAAAGGGGACAAGGTCTGTATCAGGCCCTGAAAAATATTAATATCGATAATAAGCAAGCATTGAATCTAATCAACCAACTTAGAGATGAAGTTGAGTTTTCAAAGCTTAAAGTAGGTGATCGTTTAGAGGCAACCTTTGATGAATTTAATATGCTTATTAAATTTTCTTTTGCGCAAAATGATTATGAAACTCACGTTGTTTCTTTAAATGAAGATACTGGTAAATGGGATTACTCTTTAAATGAGCTGGATACTTATTGGCAGCCGCGAATGATTGAAGGAAATCTCAACTCGGGATCAACTCTTCAAGATGATCTTTTGGCCATGGGCCTAGAAAGATCAGTTGTTAATGAGGTTATCAATGTCCTTCTTTGCAAAGTGAATTTTAGAATGAATGCACGAGCGGGAGATCAATATAAGATCCTTCTTAGCGAAAGAAAGCACTCTAATAAAACTGTTCAAACAAAAGTTCTCTTTACTTCTTATAGTGGAGTAAAAGCTGGAAGTCATGAAGCTTACTTCTATGAAGATAAGGAAAAGAGCTCAACTTATACAGCTCATTACACACCAAATGGCCAGGCCCTTATTAATTCTGGACTTCGTTATCCGCTTTCTAGACTTCACGTGCGTTCAAATTATGGTTGGCGTATGCACCCAGTGACGGGAAGGCGTGCAATGCATAGAGGTGTTGATTTGAGAGGTAGAAGAGGTGAGCGAGTACATGCCGTCGCTGCAGGGAAAGTTATCATGTCTACTTATAATAAGTTTGCAGGTAATAAAATTGGTATTAGGCATAGAGATGGATCAACTTCGTACTACTATCACCTTAATCGTCGTAGTGTAAAAGTAGGAGCATGGGTTAGGTCTCACCAAGTTATTGGAACAGTTGGTGCAACAGGAAGAGTAACTGGCCCACATCTTCACTTTGGCTTTAAAGATTCAAGAGGAAGATGGATGAATCCTTTAAATAAGAGAATGATTGCAACACCTAAGCTTACAGGTGAGCGCCTTGCTAATTTACAAGGACAAGTTAGTAAGATCAAAGGTGTTGTTGCAGACTTACAAATTAGTAAAGAATCAAAATATCTTGTGGCCAATCTAGATAAGATTAAGCGCCTTCCAAGTGCTCTTGATAATTTTAGCTTCTTACCTAAAGAATAAGCTCAACTATTACTAATTATTGTCGATAAACGTTTATATGCGTATAAAGCTCTTTGTACTATCAATTCAGTTTATTGCCTTTTTAGGCCTTGGTTTCTATTCTTCTAGTACGAAAGAAATTCAGCGCTCGATAAGTTCATACTCTACTTCGAGATCTGTTTCAGAAATAAGTTGCTCAAGTGCACTTAGAACTTTTCTTTCACCTTTAAATCTTGAAGAGAATATTATGCTTTGGCATATCTTTAAAGAGCAAGGGGCATCAGTTAATCCAAAATACCTATCTCATGAAGACTTTGATTCTCTCGCATCAGATCCAGACCATAACTTTAAGCAAACTCAAACGAGTCAGCTTGAGGCCGTAAGCGGACTCTATGCTCAAGAAAGGGGAATCATTGCTGATGGGATTCAAAGAGGGCCTGAGGGTACTGAATTTGTTGATGGTGATGGAGTCTTTTGGGATGTGAAAACACCAATCTCACCACTTCTGACTCATTCTTGGCGTTTTAATATTGAGAAGGCGGGAAATAGTATCAAGCATAAGCTTGAGGCCGTTGGTAATATTCATATTCTTGTGGATCTCTCTTATATGAGACAAAGAAATGTTAGTGACTTAAAGAAGTGGATTAAAAATAATATTTCAAAAGAATTGCAACAAAGAATTCGCTACGTTACCGTACCTGATGCTATCGTCGATTAAAGAAGTTAGTTAAAAATTACGATAAGAATGCATGAGGCTAATTAAAGTATTGCTCATATTTCAAATTGTATTTATTGGCCACGCTGATGGCGATGGAATGAATACGTTAACAATTCGTACTTCAACTGAAAAAAGCAAAACCTATAAAATCAAAAAGATAAGTAAGACTACTCTTTCTGCTGAAAGAGGGCGAGTCATTCTTATTGAAACATATGGAAAAGAGCAATGTGTAATTCCTATGGCCAAGATTGTGGCTACACCGCGACCGAATTACCAAGGGTGCACGCATTGTTTCACTGATGATGTTGAAGTTGAAAACTATTATACGCAAATGTTTTTAAATCGAAAAAAATCAGAGATTAGTTGTGATGTAGCTGATGGTGAAACTGTTGGTTTTAACTTTATTGGTGGTACAACGATTAACGGTGAAGCAAAGCTCATCTCTTCTGGGTTAGTATTAGAGTCTGCCGTCTACTCAGATGGCCCATTTTTACAAAAAGAAATAAAGCCAAGTGCCCTTGATAAACTTTTAGATCAAGCAGCTGATCTCCTTCTTGATATTGCATTCTAGCTACTCTTTACCTCAAGCCTTTATGGCTTATTGTAAGTCCTCGTAATTATTCATATCTATTCACAAGTTGATGTCCTTTGGTAGCAAGTCGATATTTGTCCTATATTTTATTCAATGAATGTTGAAAAACTAAAACATTTGTTTTATAAGTCAAACAAACTAAACAAAGGTAATTCTATGAATAAAAATACTACCATTTTCTTATCAATCTTAGTGCTATCTTTTATTGGAAGTAGTGCTTTGGCCAAAGGCCTTACTTTACCAGGACAAGTCTATCAAGCTGACTATGAAAGAACTATTTGTCGATCTTTTGGAGAAGCAGATCAAGGTATGCCACAAGCTTTTAAAGAGTGGAATACAAAGTTTTTAAGTCTCTCTAGTGATGCTGGACTAGACCGCTTGAAAATGTCTTTACTTTTTAAAGAAGAGTCAACGACATGCCAGTATGATGTTTTATTTACATTAGAGACAAGGGCCAATTTAGGGCTCTATGAGAACTCTGTTGCTTACAGTTTGGATGGTGATAGTAGTTGTGAAGCAGGAAAGAATTACTTCGATTCTTTAATGGACTACTTTCCATACTTCTACGATGGTTCACATGGGTATATGCAAATAGCTTTCGGCTTCGCTGTAAACGGAGTTAAGAATATTTGTGGTGAGAACGGGAAACAGGTTTTAGTTACTTTTGGATATAAGGAATAAATGAAATATTCTGGGAGGAATGAATGAAAAAAATATTAGTATTATTACTTACACTTGTAGCAAGCGCTGTTTTTGCAAATGAGCTAGTTGATAGTTTTCAGGCAAGAAAGGCCGAAGCTTTACAAAGAACAGGTGTTGAGATGGCGACACTATCTGCTCTAGAGCTTGACGGTTTTCCAATTAAGCAAATTGAAAAATTTGAGTACTTTTTTGATAGCAAGGAATTTGTTATTAAAACTA contains:
- a CDS encoding TetR/AcrR family transcriptional regulator; translated protein: MRKKSDTYHHGALKESILLNASQIIAENGSVDFSIRDISNACKVSPAAIYKHFKSRNEIAVKLALQGVSLIKEEFDIISNSKSPSLLKFCKAYIKFAKENEGHFRAIYFKKICTMDEFQEVEKITDQLYAYLSELIDSKTRLKKVLACIHGVSFLIIDNCAEFSEKEIDKILKDII
- a CDS encoding NAD(P)H-dependent oxidoreductase; its protein translation is MKNILVIQGHSDPTSLTHSLAKSYLEAQEAKGNHVSFVDLSEIEFNPILEKGYKEIIPLEEVLLSAQASLKEANHIAIFYPTWWGSLPAKLKGFFDRVFLPGFAFKFEQGQSFQTKLLKGKTATIVTTMDTPPFFYKYVQGNLGPKLLKSLILGFSGIKTKQTILVGPVRNFNDHKTRSWIEKMKYID
- a CDS encoding YeiH family protein, with the translated sequence MKNQSVKKFLFIILSILCLSPWASSAIALFAGILFSLFIGNPFQDWTTKAVKKLLALAVVGLGAGMDLNVVTKVGMQSIGFTALSILAVFAVGSVLGKLFKTPLNTTLLISSGTAICGGSAIAAVAPVIKAKNHEVTVSLAVVFTLNAIALFVFPWIGHLLNIDQTSFGLWSALAIHDTSSVVGAALSYGPKALEVGTIVKLVRALWIIPLALIFSFTTAVQLKKQNAVTTTKTKKPWFILGFITAAALVTFIPELKSTGMMVYAGAKKLMVLTLFYIGSSITLEHIKEAGIKPMLQGVLLWCFTAVTTLTLIMSNIIS
- a CDS encoding GrpB family protein; this translates as MENKIELVEYNDFWLKVFAKESQTLAKLLRNNLMGCEHIGSTAMPKVVARPTLDILCVVHTLDGIEMFRNEFKAQGFSLISNDSKHFLFERKSPEGDRALTSVRILKKGDIEISDILDFRDYLNAEPMIATEYKNAKLNLIQNHSNDIGLYEEMKSRFIEAVLSKIS
- a CDS encoding M23 family metallopeptidase, which encodes MLIGKMSKLFISLILLSGLTGCQQVYVSQNVEASTQMIVKSPLIHTTIVKKGKVKRGQGLYQALKNINIDNKQALNLINQLRDEVEFSKLKVGDRLEATFDEFNMLIKFSFAQNDYETHVVSLNEDTGKWDYSLNELDTYWQPRMIEGNLNSGSTLQDDLLAMGLERSVVNEVINVLLCKVNFRMNARAGDQYKILLSERKHSNKTVQTKVLFTSYSGVKAGSHEAYFYEDKEKSSTYTAHYTPNGQALINSGLRYPLSRLHVRSNYGWRMHPVTGRRAMHRGVDLRGRRGERVHAVAAGKVIMSTYNKFAGNKIGIRHRDGSTSYYYHLNRRSVKVGAWVRSHQVIGTVGATGRVTGPHLHFGFKDSRGRWMNPLNKRMIATPKLTGERLANLQGQVSKIKGVVADLQISKESKYLVANLDKIKRLPSALDNFSFLPKE